The following are encoded together in the Cerasicoccus sp. TK19100 genome:
- a CDS encoding helix-turn-helix domain-containing protein: MSFTFDVDEFEQTPQEVLAQLVQRTREAREKAGLSRQALADRTGISMSTYKHFEETGQISLERLLIVAEALGCLSDFGQLFAPRITPKPSEFPSLDQVEQAFASKKPAKQRKPK, from the coding sequence ATGAGTTTCACCTTTGACGTCGACGAGTTTGAGCAGACACCGCAAGAGGTGTTGGCGCAGCTCGTGCAGCGCACGCGAGAGGCGCGGGAAAAAGCGGGCTTGTCCCGGCAGGCGCTGGCGGACCGCACCGGGATTTCCATGTCGACCTACAAGCACTTTGAAGAGACCGGACAAATCTCGCTGGAGCGGCTATTGATCGTGGCCGAAGCACTCGGCTGCCTCAGTGATTTCGGTCAGCTATTTGCTCCGCGAATCACGCCCAAGCCCAGCGAATTTCCCTCCCTGGACCAAGTTGAGCAGGCATTTGCATCGAAGAAACCCGCCAAGCAACG